A genomic region of Merismopedia glauca CCAP 1448/3 contains the following coding sequences:
- a CDS encoding thiamine pyrophosphate-binding protein — protein MSKKTGRFAILEQFLADGIHYIFGNPGTVEQGFLDALSEYPELKYILTLQETVAVMAADGYARATQKPTVVQIHSTPGLGNAIGALYQAKRGHSPLVVIGGDAGIKYQAMDAQMAGDLVALAEPVTKWATMVVEPSSLLRVLRRAIKIAATPPMGPVYVCLPQDILDAPVVEEVFPTSFPSTRVIPDDESLKAAAMMLAAAENPIIFVGDGVAFSGAQAELTHVAELLGAQVWESDAGELNMSQAHPLYQGATGHMFGSQSLPITSQADVNLVCGTYLLPEVFPTLGNIFAPGAKVIHIDLNAYEIAKNHPVDLGLVSDPKLTLAKLATLLEGLMTDEQKAKAEARTQKIASAKVAKREEELERDRSFQNSTPLHLSQFMAELATQLPPDAIIFDEALTNSPAVTRYRPTTEPGHYFLTRGGSLGVGIPGAIGAKLAHPEKPVIGFTGDGGAMYTIQALWSAARHNINAKFVVCNNRSYRILQLNIQAYWNEQNIPTHDFPLSFDLSHPAIRFDEMARALGIEAVRVEKPEEIAGAIALALSHNGPFLIDLVLEGNVHPEMIGIRCGQ, from the coding sequence ATGAGCAAAAAAACTGGGCGTTTTGCCATCCTAGAGCAATTTTTAGCAGATGGCATTCATTACATATTTGGCAATCCTGGAACAGTTGAGCAAGGTTTTTTGGATGCTTTATCAGAATATCCAGAACTGAAATATATCCTGACTTTGCAAGAAACCGTAGCTGTGATGGCTGCTGATGGCTATGCACGAGCCACCCAAAAGCCAACGGTAGTACAAATCCATAGTACTCCTGGATTGGGCAATGCGATCGGGGCGCTTTATCAGGCGAAACGGGGTCACTCTCCTCTAGTAGTGATTGGTGGAGATGCAGGAATTAAGTATCAGGCGATGGACGCGCAAATGGCGGGGGATTTGGTGGCTTTAGCCGAACCAGTCACTAAATGGGCGACGATGGTGGTAGAACCATCTTCCTTGCTGCGGGTATTGCGACGGGCGATTAAGATTGCGGCGACTCCGCCAATGGGACCTGTATACGTGTGTTTACCGCAAGATATTTTAGATGCTCCTGTAGTCGAAGAGGTGTTTCCAACTTCCTTTCCTTCTACCAGGGTTATACCAGATGACGAATCTCTGAAAGCAGCAGCGATGATGTTAGCTGCGGCGGAAAACCCTATCATTTTTGTGGGAGATGGGGTCGCTTTTTCCGGCGCACAGGCAGAATTAACTCATGTTGCCGAGCTTTTGGGCGCTCAGGTATGGGAGTCGGATGCTGGAGAGTTGAATATGAGCCAAGCTCATCCTCTCTACCAAGGAGCGACTGGGCATATGTTTGGCTCTCAAAGTTTGCCGATTACTTCTCAAGCAGATGTCAACTTAGTCTGTGGAACCTACTTGTTACCAGAAGTTTTTCCCACCTTGGGGAATATATTTGCTCCTGGAGCGAAGGTAATTCATATTGACTTGAATGCTTATGAAATTGCCAAAAATCACCCTGTAGATTTAGGTTTAGTTAGCGATCCGAAGCTGACGTTGGCTAAGTTGGCAACTCTGTTAGAAGGGTTGATGACAGATGAGCAAAAGGCAAAGGCTGAAGCTAGGACTCAGAAAATAGCCTCAGCCAAAGTGGCAAAGAGAGAGGAAGAGTTAGAGCGCGATCGCTCTTTCCAAAACTCTACTCCTCTGCACTTATCTCAATTCATGGCGGAACTAGCCACTCAATTACCCCCAGATGCCATCATTTTTGACGAAGCTCTGACCAATTCCCCAGCCGTTACCAGATATCGACCTACAACCGAGCCAGGACACTACTTTTTGACCCGTGGCGGCTCTTTGGGCGTAGGAATACCAGGGGCTATTGGGGCGAAGCTAGCTCATCCAGAAAAGCCTGTAATCGGCTTTACAGGGGATGGTGGCGCTATGTATACCATCCAAGCCCTTTGGTCTGCGGCTCGTCACAATATTAATGCCAAATTTGTGGTTTGCAACAACCGCTCTTACCGCATCTTACAGCTTAATATTCAAGCCTACTGGAACGAGCAGAATATCCCGACTCACGACTTCCCCTTGAGTTTTGACTTATCGCACCCTGCGATTCGGTTTGACGAAATGGCTCGTGCGTTGGGGATAGAAGCCGTGCGGGTAGAGAAACCAGAAGAAATTGCTGGTGCGATCGCTCTAGCATTATCTCACAATGGACCATTCCTAATTGACCTGGTTTTAGAGGGTAATGTTCACCCAGAAATGATAGGCATCAGGTGCGGACAATAA
- a CDS encoding type 1 glutamine amidotransferase domain-containing protein, which produces MKKVLFVLSEWGYWGEELIGPLEACDAAGYEIAFLTPNGKRPTPLSVSCTPGYLDPPLGRSVTSEEMGQKTRQIDDSNRLDSPKSLADWFPQRAYPSSPTYLRDMEAYYKKIDKIVAEELVAYDALVIVGGSGALVDLANNHRIHELVMGFVKLNKPIAAECYGVSCLAFARDFRDKKSLIWGKKVTGHPIDYDYLDGTGFEGHHAIDGSKKGFGDGYINFGAPFYPLEYILRDAVGPDGAYIGRVGHETSVIVDYPFITSRSTASSVECGRVLVEVLEKGLTRYGW; this is translated from the coding sequence ATGAAAAAAGTTTTATTTGTCTTGTCAGAATGGGGTTACTGGGGTGAAGAGTTAATAGGCCCTTTGGAAGCCTGCGATGCGGCTGGATATGAGATTGCTTTCTTAACTCCAAATGGGAAAAGACCTACTCCATTATCAGTAAGTTGTACGCCTGGTTACTTAGATCCACCATTAGGGCGATCGGTAACTTCTGAAGAAATGGGGCAAAAAACCCGTCAAATAGATGATTCAAACAGATTAGATAGTCCTAAAAGCTTGGCAGATTGGTTTCCTCAGCGAGCTTACCCTAGTTCGCCAACCTATCTCAGAGATATGGAAGCCTACTACAAAAAAATTGACAAAATTGTAGCTGAGGAACTAGTTGCCTATGATGCTCTAGTTATTGTCGGTGGTAGTGGGGCATTAGTAGATTTAGCCAATAATCACAGAATACACGAGCTAGTGATGGGCTTTGTCAAACTCAACAAACCCATTGCGGCTGAATGTTATGGGGTTAGCTGTTTGGCGTTTGCTCGCGACTTTAGAGATAAAAAGAGCTTAATTTGGGGTAAAAAAGTCACCGGACATCCAATTGACTACGATTATCTCGATGGGACAGGATTTGAAGGTCATCATGCTATAGATGGCTCTAAGAAAGGTTTTGGCGATGGATATATCAATTTTGGCGCTCCTTTCTATCCTCTAGAGTATATTTTGCGGGATGCAGTTGGGCCTGATGGCGCTTATATCGGTAGAGTTGGGCATGAAACTTCAGTAATCGTCGATTATCCCTTTATTACTAGTCGTTCCACCGCTTCTTCTGTTGAATGTGGACGGGTTTTAGTGGAAGTGTTGGAAAAAGGGTTAACTCGCTACGGTTGGTAG